Below is a genomic region from Primulina eburnea isolate SZY01 chromosome 9, ASM2296580v1, whole genome shotgun sequence.
AGCCGAGCTCCGCCCGCAATGTGTCACGAATCCCGAGACGGATTCGTGGCTCAGAACCTCCTTCTGGGGAGCCCACGAGTTCAAAACAAATCCTCTATCTTTAGTTCTCTCCAAGAATCCCTTCGGAAGAATCGCGTCCAAGTCTGGCTCCTCCTGCGACGGTGATCTAGGGATTCCTGGCGGACTGCGCACAGCCCAGAGAAACCTATGCCCACTGTTTTCTAAACCAACAGCCATTTCCTTCAGCTGATCCGCCGAAAACACACCCCTTCTGCCAAAACAAAGAAATATCACGCTTCTTGCTGGCTGTAAATCCAGCCATTTCAAGCATTCATGCTCAGTAGCACCGTTCTTGCTGTTAATTTCAGGAATTAACGGGCCAAGAAAGTAAACTGGAGGAGTTTTAGATTTTGGTGTACACAAATCCTTAACCAGTGCGACTTTAGCTTCAGGCTCGAGCGCATCAAACGAGTTCACAAGGATCCCATCCGATCTTCCCATGTTAATTGCAGTGTTCAGAAAATGTTTGTAGACGTTGCTCTCTCGAAAATGCATTCCACTGGGAAAATCTGATGAGAGAATTCGCGGACACCCAGGAATCTCAAGAAAATCGTTGAATACTCCTATGTCTCCACAAATGGTTTCGTGAATAGTAGGAAAGTAAAGAAACACGCAAAGGCCATATCCGCCGCTGCTGACATAGAAGTAAGTGGGTATATTCAAGCTTTTAGAAACTTCAGACGCTGAATTACAAAAGAAATCAATGACAAAAGCTCTGATTCTTGATTTCTTGGATATTTCTTCGAGGGCTTCGAGTAGTATAGGGTTGTTGAGACGTGGGATTTCGAAGTATAGTTCCACGGGATTGGTGACATGATTTGGAGGGGGGGTAGCGGCTCCGGAGAGGAGGTGGTAGCTTATCGAGGGGATGCCGGCGAATGAGGCGGCGGCTGACGTGGAGGCAGTGCTGAGGATGGTGACGTGAACTTCTCGGTGGTGTTTGGCGATGAATTTTGCAAGTACTAGCATGGAATTCAGGTGCTCCGGCGTAGCATAAAGAACAATGGTTTCCGTCATTGCTGATAAGACTTGCCAAATTCAGAACCAACGTACTTATCTTCCGCTGAGTGAGACTAATATAATGGTAGCGTGCAGTGCAGTCTCTCGCGTACTCAaataatatatgtttttattaataaattttatttatttatttattgataaAGTAAGCATGGGCTCTTATCTATCAGACACACCATGTTCtaaaaaatcaaatcataattttttttattaaactgGGATTGAGGAatacatatattattattaatagggatgtaatcgagtcgagccgaactcttgaatgtttgagcttggttcgtttataatcgaatcgagctcgagctttatttaacgaatatacatggctcacgagcttattcacTCCTTTATCTAACCTAAATAATCATGGATCAACACTAAAAGGGTCGCATCGTAGCCACAGCTGGTCTATCCTCGTAAAATTAAAacgaataatttaaaatgatttaatagTATATTCTTCCACCAAatcttttaataaataaatatgttgTACACCACTTGGTAATAAACTGTATCAAAATAACcattaataaaatgcataattTTGTTATGTTATacgttaataaaaattaaaatgtcATTTTCCTATTATATAACATGATACTGTATATCCAGTAATATGTCACTTTATGGACTGCTTGATTGGAGGTTACAATTTGGTTGTTGAAATTACTAAATGATTatatcatgcaatatatataaattattcaGAGACCAGCTGCCTCTGGGAAGATGCAAACAATAAACTAagaagagtgggtctcatgtgatactgtctcacggatcttaatatgtgagacgggtcaaccctacccatattaacaataaaaagtaataatcttagtataaaaaataatactgtttaatggatgacctaaataagagactcctctcacaaatatgacccgtgagatcgtctcacacaagtttttactgaCTAAGAATGAAATGTCTCACATCgaacaataaaattaataaagagTAATTTATACGTCCAAACAAATTATACCATTCATTGAGTTTCTTAGAATGatatatattttgagtttataATTTAACATTGATCGTAAtagaattatttttattttttttagagtTGAATCCTGTTTCGGACCTTTGAGTTAGAATAGCTGATGTGTGAGTTGATGCAACTCTATTTTATTAAGTAAACAGTGGATGATTCCAATTTCACCTCTTACATAAACAATTTGTTATTTTTtagtaattaatttaaatacatttcCTAACACTCTAAATAAATTTGTTTTGATGTCTATAGATCAGAAAAATAATTCAGTGTCTCTTATGGAGTCTGAGTTAGCAGATTATGTGTGCACTTGACTAATGATCAAAACTTCGATTCTTCTTATTATCTCTTTCTCGAACGAGTTTGTTATATAGAGTTTACCAGCGTGATACCCAATTACTTTCTAGACCCAACTACTTTTCTAaagatgtttatatatatacatatatcacAAAAACTCTTTTAACTCGGTCTCAAgtgtcaattttatgagacatatattttatttgagtcaccAATAAAAAAtcattactttttatgtcaaaaatattatttttttattgtaaatatgaaaatagttgacccgtctcaaaataaagattcgtgagaccgtctcacgagagACCtactatatatacacacacacattcttCCCAACTACTTTCTAAAGAtgtttatatatgtatattttttttattctgtCTACCAATAATGTGTTACTCACTTATTGAATGTGATGAAAAAATATAGTGTACCaactacatatatatatatatatatatatatatatatatatatatatatatatatatatatatatatatgtcactCACTTACTGAATGCGATGAAAAATGTAGTGTGCCAACTACTTTCTAAAGAtgtttatatatgtatatttttgatattatgtcTACCAATGATGTGTCACTCACTTATTAAATGCAATGAAATATGTAGAATGTCATCTCATTGATAGACATAAAGATTGGGACAGTCGGTGAACAGTgtaacaaaaatatatatttatatattatatcggTTATTTTAATACCACTAACCTACCTAAGTTAGTAAGTGGCACATGTATTGGTCGAGCAGAGGTTACAATTTGGTTGTCCAAATTCCTAAATAAGCAAAATTTCGAGTAAACCGGAAAGACCGACCAATTAATTCAAAAATTCAGTTTTTGTCTTTAGAAAAATCGGTTAAATGGtttagttttaaaataatttacctGTATGCGCGTGAGCAGCTAATTAACTtatgaaaacaaaaatttgtgtaagacggtctcacgggtcgtatttgtgagacagatctcttatttgagtcatccatgaaaaagtattactttttaggctaagaatattactttttattgtgaatatggatagggttgacccgtctcacagattaagatccgtgagacgatctcacatgagacctactcttaacTGAAACAGTATAATCAATGGAAGTTTCCAAAGAGTATACAACAGGACATATATCTTTATAAGTGGTTGAGAATGTAGACAAATATAGCAAAAGTTTGGTAGAAGAAACGGATCGGAGAGTAGGAGCACGAGAAAATGTTTGGTGGAAACATTTACTTTGGAATTCATTCCTCGGATTCACATATATTAATTAGACACGCATATACACAcactatttaattaatattgatGAGATAGGTGACCGATtagaataaaataatctaaacctacttagttttttttataaagaatatgagtgaaATACTTTAAATTATGCAATCGGacaaaattacacaattaatcatttaatcaatcaaatatatcattcatgtatctaaaatcatttaattaaattaattttaacaatttaaaaattttcatgcATTCGATTTACGTAACCGGATTTTTGGACGTTACATAAACTTTTCCAAATCCACCACCGAAGATCCGTCCTTCTCCGCCGCAGCTTTGCCGGCATTTTTCATCTACATCACACGTTGAAGGACCTCGTTCCCAGTATTTTCGTGCGCCATGTCCAGCCGCAACGCCAACTTCATTCCCTCTGTTAGTGGTTTCTCGATTTATTATGTTGCTTCAACGAGTTGATCAAGTATcaaatgtgtatcgattatttATAGATTTCTAGATTCTCAGCTCAAGTGATGATCAACGCACACACAGATGCTGTTTAACATACATGTGCAGAATAAAGAAATGGAACAAAGTTTTACTTGGTTAATAGTCAATCCTGTCTGCTGCTTGTGTAGCCGACCCTCAGAACCACCTATTCAGTACAAGTTTCACTCAACTATTGTATCTGAACAGAGTCTATCAATAGCGCTGTTATCGACACTCACTTAATTATAGTTTCAAAGACTGTCGTTTGAACAAAGAAGAATGCCCCATTTCAAGAACGCCCCAACAAAACAATCAGAGTTTAACCGATAGTTCAGCAACACATGACATGTCAATGCATTTCGAATATTCGATACATGTTTCAGGGTATGATATTTAAACTAATAGTGAAAACACACTGCAGGAACAAACTTTAAATCACGATTTCTTTGGAGCAATGTGCTTCTGTTCTTCTCCAAGGGAAACCAGTACTAGCCAAGGCCTCTAACATACTGATCCACATTTGTATTAAATAGCTCACATCTGAAACAGACCACAGAAAACCAAATTAGCACCCAGGCATCACGATTGAAAAACCTATAACTTGGTTAAATATTattctaatgaaataatagaagAATATTCGCAATTTGTTGTCCGCGTGCTTAGACTCTGCTTAAAGCTTAAAGTTTTGCACGCAGGTTCACTAGCAACTCAATAAATTGCATGAGGAAACTGTAAAAACAGCATCATCTCCGCATCATAAAATTATTCAGAGAGTAAGGAGATAAGCTCATTGATTGGCTTGACAAAGTTATTCTCTACACCgaatgcaaattttttttttgtaaaacatGTGAAGCAAATGAAACGAGATACAAACATACAATCAAATAAGTCCACGCTAGTATATCGTCTCTGTCTCCGATAATATATTAATGGCGAGTTTAGGTACATAAGCACATAGTTTAAAAAAGCAGATGCAGTTATAAATACAGTCATTACAGTTCAAATACGTCCTACTTAGTTTTTTTATAAAGAATATGCTGCAGAAGCCTTAATTTTTTCTTCTTGACGTTGTCTTTTTTAAAACAGTTAAACTTTAAAAGCCAAACTAAACATCAACTTCTAAGAAGCTGCTCAATTCAAACACACTTTCGAATGGATGTATAGCCTCACATCAAAATTCCT
It encodes:
- the LOC140841024 gene encoding baicalein 7-O-glucuronosyltransferase-like, translating into MTETIVLYATPEHLNSMLVLAKFIAKHHREVHVTILSTASTSAAASFAGIPSISYHLLSGAATPPPNHVTNPVELYFEIPRLNNPILLEALEEISKKSRIRAFVIDFFCNSASEVSKSLNIPTYFYVSSGGYGLCVFLYFPTIHETICGDIGVFNDFLEIPGCPRILSSDFPSGMHFRESNVYKHFLNTAINMGRSDGILVNSFDALEPEAKVALVKDLCTPKSKTPPVYFLGPLIPEINSKNGATEHECLKWLDLQPARSVIFLCFGRRGVFSADQLKEMAVGLENSGHRFLWAVRSPPGIPRSPSQEEPDLDAILPKGFLERTKDRGFVLNSWAPQKEVLSHESVSGFVTHCGRSSALESLSFGVPMICWPLYAEQKMQREFLVEGMKVALRLEMTYDGFVTAAEIEKQVMELVESEKGNQIRQSAAEMKIFAKAAVENGGSSVVDLEKFIRCFN